A genomic stretch from Lathyrus oleraceus cultivar Zhongwan6 chromosome 2, CAAS_Psat_ZW6_1.0, whole genome shotgun sequence includes:
- the LOC127119878 gene encoding trihelix transcription factor GT-3b, which translates to MYGGGGGGDDALAARLGLLSPSLLIPTTSMISREMSPAPVREERLPSQPQWSQQETREFIAIRAELERDFTASKRNKTLWEVVSSKMRERGYRRSPEQCKCKWKNLVNRYKGKETSDPEHGKQCPFFEELHAVFTERAHNMQRLLLESETRPAQAKKGVKRTSGYRSSEEFSEDDEEVEDDSEEEKPARSNTRKRKASKIAMEKSSRANNASSSTSNVQEMLKDFFQQQLRMEMQWREMMERRAHERQLFEQEWRQSMEKLERERLMIEQEWREREEHRRLREESRAERRDALLTTLLNRLTHESN; encoded by the exons ATGTACGGTGGTGGTGGTGGAGGAGACGATGCCCTGGCTGCTCGCCTCGGGTTACTCTCCCCGTCGCTGCTTATCCCGACGACGTCCATGATTTCCCGCGAGATGTCTCCGGCGCCTGTAAGGGAAGAGAGGCTTCCGTCTCAGCCGCAGTGGAGTCAGCAGGAGACGAGAGAGTTCATAGCGATACGCGCGGAGTTGGAGAGGGACTTCACTGCTTCGAAGAGGAACAAGACGCTTTGGGAAGTGGTGAGCTCTAAGATGAGGGAGAGAGGGTATAGAAGGAGCCCTGAACAATGCAAATGCAAGTGGAAGAATCTTGTTAATCGTTATAAG GGAAAAGAGACATCTGATCCAGAGCATGGCAAGCAATGCCCATTTTTTGAAGAATTGCATGCAGTTTTTACCGAAAGAGCACATAACATGCAGCGGTTACTTCTTGAATCTGAAACTCGTCCAGCTCAAGCAAAGAAAGGAGTGAAAAGAACAAGTGGATATCGATCCTCAGAGGAATTCTCAGAAGACGATGAGGAGGTTGAAGACGACAGTGAAGAGGAGAAACCGGCGAGAAGCAATACCCGTAAAAGGAAAGCTAGCAAAATTGCAATGGAGAAGTCTTCAAGGGCAAACAATGCAAGCAGTAGTACTAGTAATGTTCAGGAAATGCTCAAGGATTTTTTCCAGCAACAACTAAGGATGGAGATGCAGTGGAGGGAGATGATGGAAAGGCGCGCACATGAAAGACAACTGTTTGAACAGGAATGGCGACAGTCAATGGAAAAGCTTGAAAGGGAGAGGTTAATGATTGAGCAGGAATGGAGGGAGAGAGAAGAACATAGGAGACTGAGGGAAGAAAGTAGGGCAGAGAGAAGGGATGCTTTGTTGACTACTCTTTTAAACAGGCTCACTCATGAATCTAACTAA
- the LOC127123517 gene encoding uncharacterized protein LOC127123517: MVFSMPTNVIIFLLFFSMDQVTTPTAPNFVAHINYIPMLSGVNFKSWKESVEIVLECMDLDLSLREKRPTAAAENPNETKIEKWDRSNRMCLMMIKRSIPEMISGSIADSESAKKFLETVE, from the coding sequence ATGGTATTTAGCATGCCTACTAATGTTATTATATTTTTGTTGTTCTTCTCAATGGATCAAGTTACCACTCCTACCGCTCCAAATTTTGTTGCTCATATTAACTATATCCCTATGCTGAGTGGGGTGAACTTTAAGTCTTGGAAAGAATCAGTGGAGATCGTTCTTGAATGCATGGATTTAGACTTATCTTTGAGGGAGAAACGTCCCACCGCCGCTGCTGAGAATCCAAATGAAACTAAAATAGAAAAATGGGACCGATCTAACCGAATGTGCCTCATGATGATCAAAAGATCCATACCTGAAATGATTAGTGGCTCGATTGCTGATAGTGAAAGCGCCAAAAAGTTCCTTGAAACTGTGGAATAA